The genomic interval CGCGGAGAGTCAGTGTTTTTCCGATTCCTGAGTGCGGCTGCAGCAGGCAAAGTCGTGCGACATTTTAGCAACGAATTCAAGTGCAATGAAATGCAAGAACTGAATGTAAATAATAagcgtttttttatttattttgatctTTATGGTCATTTTTAATGTTATCCTTGCTGAcgaaacatttttgttgtattttaaaatttgttaggactggtgcgtgtgtgtgtgtgtctgtgtattaTAGGTGAAAATGCAACacacaaaatcaataaatccaagccaaaataaaataaggaaAAATCAACGACGCGTgctcatgtgtgtgcgtgtttgtgtgggcggctgtgtgtgtgtgtgtgcgcgcgtatGGGCGTgggaaagaaaacaaaagagcaaaacaGCGAATGCGTAGCAAATTAAGGTGGCAACACTGGAGCACAGGATACAGTGTGCGGAAGTGAACAATTTAAAGTTTGTGGTCGGTCACCAAAGCAAAtgacacaaatacatatacagacaTGTGTGGGtcggcgtgtgtgtgtgtgtgtgcgtgttgatGTATTCAGAGGAAAAGGCTGCAAGCGATTATTTGCTCACCCACGCATTagactgttgttgttattgctgttgcctgCACTTCAAAGCTTCTATTTATacacaatgtgtgtgtgtgtgtgggcgtagGCGTATGTGGCTGCTGCCAAGCTGCCCATAACGCGACCGACCTGATACCTGAGCCCAATCACAATCACAATATCATCAGTTCCCTTCGTGCCCAGGCCGCCCACGCAGTAATAATAGTATGTAatcataattataatgatgacaatgatgatgatgataatgatgatgatgataatgatgatgatgatgatattgCCAATGACGTTGGCACTGGCCACAACGGCGCACAGATCTGTGCTTACgttaattttcataataatatacacaacaaaaaaatcaatacCGTTCCTTAACTTAAACCAGAATGGCACATGCCCAAAATTAGCCAGGCATCCATTCTATGCCGCGTTTTTGTGGCCCCGCAAATCCAAGTGCAGACGCATTCCGACCGTGCCGCTAAAaggttgtgcgtgtgtgggcgtAATATGACCAATTGATTTGCTCCTTAATCGTTTCAGATAAACAAAAGTATGGCGTTCAAGtaaaaaacatacacacagagtTGACGACAACCAAACAAACAGCAAGCCGCCAATTTTGACAACTTGACCTACCCAGATTGGCACCCAATCCAATCGAGATGACGGAGCAAAAGAATCAAGTGACCCGCGCAGCGCCGGAACAGAGCAACGACTATCGTGTTGTGGTCTTTGGCGCTGGCGGCGTTGGCAAGAGTTCACTGGTGCTGCGTTTCATAAAGGGCACGTTTCGCGAGAGCTATATACCCACCATTGAGGACACCTACAGGCAGGTGAGTGTCTATTTGGCCATCATATTAATACTTAATATATTGTCATATTCATTTGCTTGTCGCTGCAGGTGATCAGCTGCAATAAGAACATTTGCACATTGCAAATCACGGATACGACAGGATCACATCAGTTTCCGGCTATGCAGCGATTGTCCATCTCCAAGGGTCACGCATTCATTTTGGTCTATTCCGTGTGCTCGAAACAGAGCCTAGAGGAACTGCGACCCATTTGGACGCTTATCAAGGAGCTAAAGGTGAACAACATTAATTCGATTGTATAGTTGAAAGATTAATAGACTCATTATTTTTAGGGTGATGTGAACTCCATACCCGTCATGTTGGTGGGGAATAAATGTGACGAAAGCACCGAGCTGCGCGAGGTTTCGCAAATTGAGGGACAGGCACAGGCGACCACCTGGGGCATATCCTTTATGGAGACATCGGCCAAAACCAATCACAACGTAACCGAACTGTTTCAGGAGCTGCTCAACATGGAAAAAACACGCACCGTCTCTCTCCAGCTGGACAcgaaaaagcaaaagaagcaAAAGAAGGAAAAGAAATGCAAGGAGACGAACGGCGCCATACCGGAGAACGGCGAGGCCAGTGCCAGTGGAGCCGGTGTCAAGGAGAAGTGCGGCGTTATGTAACGAGTTGGCAAGCAACATTGGTGACAGACAAATACTCGCATGGGGACACTGGCAGTACTCGAAATGcatcccacacacacacacacacacacaaacacaaacacattggCATATAGACATGCATATACCATATAGCACTTTGGGACAGGTGTTATCAGAGAACGGCCGgcataacaaaacaaatatattattaattttagatgaaaataataagacagcattataagtatattttgcatacatCGATTTTATCCGCAACTCCTTCTCATCTACAAGAATAGAGAAGGCACACCCTCCCACCTCCCCTCATTCATAAAATCCCTCACACCCACACAACACAAAGatcacaaaatatatacatattaacaCATTAATTTCTTTGGATTCTGAAAACTGCATCTGAAACGTAACGGCATACATATCAAATACATAACATACTAACATTACATGACATACTCGCACTTACATACTAGATGTGTAAATTACACAGATATCATAATGCTATAATATAAACTATACgaatatacacatgcatatgtatgtataaccCAAATGAAAAGCCAAAGTACCTACTTAAAAGACATACCATTTTATCTACTTACTACTAAACTAAAGCTATATCAAGTACACGGTGTGTATTTGCATGAGAATCCATTTTCACTAACAGAGAAGACTCAAGATGGACAAGACAATTCTGAAGCATTTGTGGCATTGAATCGTGTGTCCTTATTAGATATGGATCTGTTTCGTTTGCTGCAATGTCTCCTAACTGACTATCAATCTATTGCTGTAAAACTATTTACCACCAAAAACGTTAAACAAATGGAATATTTGCCACTAACATCAACtatattgtataaaataatactcaCACAATCAGACCGACGACCGACACGAGAATCctgagaaatttaaaattgtttccaCTTTGAAAGATTTTACACAAAACACTTGTTTATGTACGTAAAATGTATTTGCTTACAATTATTTGCTGAacttaattaacaattaacgAACAGTGCATAAACAAATTAGCTTTAGTCAATGATTATGCCACACGTGTAGATCCGATGTTGCAGGCAGTCGGTCGCATTCTACCGTATCCGGATCTTCATGCCACGAAACAAGCACAATTTTTGTCGCTCATTCGAAATTGTAGAGTTAGTGCTTATGAAAATAGAAATACATGTACATCGAAGGATATGTGCAAAATTGGTATATAAGTTGCctgttttaaacaaaaacgaaCACAATGTATGTTTAACTTCAAGTAAAAACAGTTCACAAAATTGTGGTATTTGCTAAATTTTAATAGTTCGGTTGGCTTATAAGTAGGCGTAGGAGTTAAAGTCTATTAGACGGTTAAATAGTTTCGCGtcgttttgctgttgtttgatATTAAAAGGGCATTaggtttttcaattttgtataccctattCAGCTAGGCGGAGAATAATTCCAATTAACTGCTATTAAATGTAATGTAATTTTTTGCCAAATTCGTGGTGAACATGAAACAAGACAagtaattatattaattatgacTTTGCTCATTTCTTATGCACACAGTAAATCACACAATAAAAATGCCATTTGATCGTTGTTTGGcactaatttaaataaatagtgATCAGCTAATTAAAGAGGaaaacatacacacgcatataaaaaatataacatagTACATACTTATCTACTATATTGTTGAATTTGTGTAGTGAAATTATTAACCAAGATTTTGATAGCGGACCAATTTGCGTATAAGATTTCAGAAATCAATTTAGATAAATTCTCTTAGTTTGCCATAGAaaacaaatgcataaatagtatattattatatagaaTTCTAATGCCAGCCTTAGTTAAATCTTATGCATGCACTAGGTTTTTGCTTAGTTTTCCTAGATTTAGTTAAGTTTGTTGGGCTCTTGACAGCAAAACTGGTTATGGCTTACATGTACGTGCCGTGTATTGGAgtacaatataatataatacataaaatGGATAATTAGttgcataataatattaaggaAATGTAATTTATATGTAATACAGCaacaatatgtatgtatatgtaattcaaaagtataatttaaaatacaacgaatgaatatatttacaccgaattatttttaattttttttttttatgaatatacattacaatataattattatacaCACAACATATTAGTTGTATATTGAGCTAGTTTATTCATGatgaatattttattactgcttacattttaaatatgcagctaacacagacagacacactcaATGCTAATAAGATGTTGtaaatatgaacaaaaaatTCAGCAATTGGCATAAttggtatatgtatatatacaggCAATATATactgataatatatatatatatacagttttGGAGTGGCCgaaagcaaaatatatatacatgtaatAGACAGTTTTGGGAGGCCTATTAATGACACTTAAAAAATCTTATTGTTGGAGATTTAACTTATAATAATTATcgtgcaaaaattaaataattacacgcaaaaataatttaaataaagaatAATTTAACTACGAAAAATATCAGCTGGTAACAAAATTATCTTTGACTGTAAGAACTTATGCCACAtaattggtaaaaaaaaaaatataaatcatcACGAACATTACACATAATacagctttaaatatatatagccaAACATTAAAAACTATCAATATGATCATCATCTTGGTTATCATCAACAATCGTAAAACCAGCTTCATGCGCGATGTCAGCTGACGAATTACTGATATTGGGATTTTCGTTTGAAATTggctttaaattttgtttgcttttagttTGTGCTTCTTGTGGCGTTTGTGGGGGTGCTTCCAGTGGTTCCAGCAGCTCTTGGACACCCGACGGGgatagttgtagttgttgttgggaTTGTGTTATGCCTGAAGTGCCTATGACATTTAACAACATCTTAAGATTTTCACCCGACAATCGATCTTCTGTTGTTTCATTTGCCAACGCTTGTTTTGTAGTAGATGCAGACGACCTGCCATGCACCAGTCCCATCCAAGCCTTGGGGCTTATAACGTACTTGAAGATTAACTTCAGTAAGTACCCAATCATGCAGACCAGTGCAAATGGAGCAATCAAGTTGTATGGAAATGATAATCCAGCTGCGGCAAATATCAGTCAGAATAAAAAAGGCTTAcaatcgtttttttttaatacttacTGGTTAAACTCGTCATGGTGTGAGTTGTTTTTTCTAGTATcagttcaatttgtttgaggAATATGTCACTCGTATACATAACGAAAACGTGATCAGGTCGACAGTAGggcatatttaatttgcttgatttTCTGTAATGTGCATGAATTAAATGGTTATTAATGATTTCAAAAGATGAAAATAAGTAGTACTAACAAAAGTTTCTGCTTTTGTTGCGCCTCTGGAGACTCGTTGAAAAAATATCCAAACATACGTGAAAACCATGTTTTTTCAGCATCATCCATAGGCTTCTGATGACTGTCAATTACGTCAATCAAAGCCTCAACTTCTAGTTTCTAAATTAAATCAATCGGAATTCAGTTACATTCGATATACTTGTACTTTGTACGACATACCCTATTGCACTCCAAATAGGTTACAAAGTAGCCATACAGGAAAATACCGCCAAGAATAATGGCTATAGCCGAAAATCGAAATCGTCTGTGCACAATCCACCCGGTAGTAATGGTGAGCAGCACTGTTAGCATGAATCTTACCTGGCgaaacaagttttttgtttgtatagtAAATACCAAATAAGTATGTGTATCTAAGCCATTAATGGCAATGCTAACCTCGGATATGTTGAGTAACTGTATAAGATCCTTGAATATGTCCATAACAAGCGCACGCACTCCCATTCCTTGGTGCCTGTAGGTATAGTCGTCGTCGGACTGATCGGACGACAAGGGCACATCTCTTGCCTCATCCAGTATTTTGGTGAGCATGATATCCAGATCACGCACATCTTGGACAGTTTCAAGCTCGTCGACTTGTGACGGATTTAATGTAAATATCAGCGATCGCTTAAAAAGATGCGACGTTTTGCCATACTGAAATGTTGTAAAAAGTTATCGTTACAAATACCGACAATATGACGTCATATGACCAAATTTAACAACGAAACGGCCGCGTACTTACCTTCAGTCGCTTGCGACTGAATAAAGTATtaacaaactttttgaaatatGTTAATGCTAATTGGTCCTCTATGGTTGCCAGTGATTTCTCTGCTGGCACCGGGACCTGACATTGGCAGGATTCTTCTCCTGGATTATTATATTGGGCTGATGTCAGTTCCGACCATGCATGTGGTTCAACCCAGTTGTCCTGGTAACAACACACATTGTggaataacaataataaacaactaactattgcatttgattgcattgcttcttttttttttttaattatcaaAACTATAACAATATTAAGCAAGagttaaacaaaattaacaagCCGAACACACATGATCACAATTGCGCGGTTGCAGCATTAGTGTTAAAAAGTGCCAACTTCCATAACTAGTACGGTGATCATATGAGCAAGCCATTTTTTGCTTGTAGGCGTCTTTTGATGCGAGGCAGTTCACGACttataataaatatcgataataaATTATGGcgtgtttttttcttaaatttattaatcttatatattttatagtgacttttgaataattattgaaaacataatacaaataaagtgcatattatatatgaatttaCAATATTGCGTTACCGAAAATATTTGTAGCTGCATACACAGCCTGAGCAGGCCTTGCCAGActgtttaaaatgaaatataaacaTTGGAAGAATGCTGCCACATTCAGAACAAAAATGACTCACAAGCAGTGTTAAGCTAAATagtttaaacaatattataattattagcGTACCGCTATAAAAGTGCGAAATGGGCTTATTTGGCAAAACCCCCAGCAAAGACCCCAAAGAGCAGGTGATACGTCATTCCGTTGTGGTCAACTTTTTGCGCGTTAACAAGGCCACTTGGCATCATCAAATGATGTCATGTTCCAATTGTTTTGATTCTCGTTGTCAACATCTGTTTTTCTCCGAAACCGTAGGTGCAAGAATGGACCCACAAAATACGAAAAGAGGGTAATCAGCTCGATAGGCAGATACGCAGCATACAGCGAGAGGAGGAAAAGGTGAAACGCTCTCTAAAGCAGGCCGCCCAAAAGAACGACCGAGACACCTGTATCATTCTCGCCAAGGAGATAGTGAATGCGCGGAAAGCTATAAACCGCATTTACACATCCAAGGCACATCTCAGTTCTATACAGATGCAGATGAAAAATCAATTGTGTATGTATAACTTGGTACAGCGATGGATACAACCATTACCTGACTTATGCTCTTCTGTTTTAGCTACTTTGCGGGTTGCTGGCTCTTTGCAGAAGTCCACGGAAGTTATGCAGGCCATGCAAAGTCTTGTTCGATATCCGGAGTTGGCAGGCATTATGCGTGACATGTCCAAGGAAATGATGAAGGCAGGCATTATCGAGGAGATGCTAGATGAGACCATGGACTCGCTGGAAGAGTCTGAAGAGTTGGAGGAGGAGGCAGCAAAGGAGGTTGATAAAGTACTCTGGGAAATTACGGACGGCAAACTGGGAGAGGCACCATTACCACCAGAAGCAACGCCAGCAGACAAAACACCAGCAGCTCCGTCCCGAGTTGCGGTCGAGGATGATGACGACGAGGGTGAAGAGCTCCAGGAAATGCAGAGCCGCCTGGCTTCGTTGCgctcataaattaattaacgtGCAGTAAAAGGGCTGTAATGCATTAAAGCATAAATTAATGTTTAGATTCGAATTTGGAAAATTAAGCTTGTGATTATTTATCATAGCACCTTGCGTCCCACAAAAAACCCACTATATATTACATACTCCGGATTCCGAAACGGAATTATATAAACCAAAATAACAGTGAAAATCTATTAACAATTTTCGTAAGCTTAAGGTATACAATGTATTGGTTCATATTATGTTGAGCTGCACGTGTTTTAAcgttaaatttaacaatttttacatattatttattgcataaTTTAAACTTGTATTAAATGTAATAGAAGACACCTAAGTTAATGATTGGATTCTAAGCAGACCTAAGTATACCATACCTTACATGATATATGGCATATATCTTTATGGTCTTTAGAGCAGTCTCGCAATAATCGATATTGTAAAGCATAACCTTAGGCTGAactgttaaataaatttctccACAAAAGGAACAAGTCTTACACACTTTCAAAATTTTAGTTCTTGCGATTTGGTTCTGATTAGAATCCTCGCTGCTAATTCAAAGATAATTATTTTTCGGCATGGCCTTAGCCTTGACTTCCGCTTGTCTTtaataataactaaatttaaagttATTTTCATTGCTCCAACGTAGACTGTATCCAGTCCACATAAGCCCCAACTCGACTGTATACGCCTGGCCAGCCGTTTAAGCCGCAAGGCGTGGGTCCAAATGAAACAACGCCTGCCAGAAAATAGTAAGTGTTCACTTTGTTTGTGTCCAGGCCAATAAGCGGGCCGCCAGAGTCGCCGCGACACGAATCAACACCCTCCATGCCACCGGCACACATTTGCGTATTCTCGAGCACAATGCTCTGGCGACTATAGACGGACTGGCATTCTTCCAAGGTGAAGCCATCCACAGCGGCCTTCAGCTTTAAATTGCTGGCCGATAACTCTTCCGTTTTACCCCAGCCGGCCACATCCATTGAAATGCCATCGAATGTAGCCGAACGCAGATTCGTGTCCAACGGCAAGCAAATGGGTCGCACAAAGTCAGTGTACTCGATTTGGCGTGCCATGCGCAGCAGGGCTATGTCGTTCACTTGATTCTTGGAGCCTGGATCGTACGAAGGATGTGGTATAGCCCGTTCCACCGGCACATCCATATGTGGTGGCGCGCAGTCCTTCATGCCGCGCACGTCCACTTCACAATCCGGATCGGTGGCAGTGTCCCACTCACCCAGACGCACGCCGGTTAGACGCCAGTCGGCAGGCAGGGATCTGCCATTGACACAATGCGAAGCTGTCACCACGTACCGTGTGCTGATCAGCGAGCCACCGCAATGGTGAcctttgttgccgctgcctttAAAAGCGAAAACATTTTACTGGAGGTTTCATATGTGTGGATCAAATACCTTTGGTGTACTCGATCAGCGCCATCCAGGGGAATTCGTCGATCTTTGTCTTAACGCCGCCATAAATGCGATTCGATAATATATTGCCGCACTGGCCCGGCAAGGGTAACAAGTTTGTGTTCGTCTTATTTGCGGGCGGTCTTGCTGTCGTTGCCGGCGTGCTGTCCCGATAACGATCCGGACAGCAAATCTGTGAGTTGTGCACTTACTCAATTAGCACAACATTAATTGATCAACAATTTGATAACATACCAGAACCTTGTGATTAAAATAGCCACACTGGCTGCGGCTCAGATATAGTTTGTCCGCGTCCCGCAGGGGCGTCGTCGTCAGTACTCCATATAAATACTTGCAATCCTCCAGATGGATGCAGAGGGCGCGCTCCCGGTTGGGCGTAATGCAGCGTCCATAGTTGGGCACCTGGTTAGCCTCATTGGGAAAATAAAATTCTGCATTGAAATCCAAAGAAAATAATCAAAGAATTGTATAATCATATCGTAAGCAATGTATTGGGTATATGAATTAATAACTTTTATTAACTATCGGTTATAGAAACTGGTTTTTGAATAGCTAATCTTGCGAGAGATGCGAAGGCCtccatatacacatatgtatatacaaacaaacacGCCTATTTATGTGCATAATTCAATATTCTTCGCGCTTCTATAACGACGATTCCATAAACTTTCCTTTGGCTTgtctatttattttgttttacttaCGCGCATTTGCCAAATTTACACCAAAACCCAAAATCGCACAGgctgtaattaatttaagcatcTTCACTTTTGGTTAAAGCGTCGTCAGTTATTGTGCAATTGATGCTTATTGTTTTCtcttttaaatatcttttataAGTACACAATTAAGTAAATATGATGACTACAACGGTAAAACTCCAATCAGCCGTTCATTACAGTTGGAGAGTTCAGAGCAAGGCTTGGCGCACGACTGAGACGCGGCAGGCAAATGAGCACAGCTTAACAGAGAACTTTGCGCGAGCTTTGGCTtgagctttttgttgtttttttttttttcttcttcttgtctGCTTTGCATATTAAGTGATAACAACAATCTGCTTAGATCTGCaggtattttaatttatttatatttttagtattCTTTTTTGTATAGGAATAATACACAACGGTGTTAGTTCTACATATGTAGATATTTGGCTTTGGCGTCGAAAAGCTTTGGATAA from Drosophila virilis strain 15010-1051.87 chromosome 2, Dvir_AGI_RSII-ME, whole genome shotgun sequence carries:
- the LOC6629921 gene encoding GTP-binding protein Di-Ras2, whose amino-acid sequence is MTEQKNQVTRAAPEQSNDYRVVVFGAGGVGKSSLVLRFIKGTFRESYIPTIEDTYRQVISCNKNICTLQITDTTGSHQFPAMQRLSISKGHAFILVYSVCSKQSLEELRPIWTLIKELKGDVNSIPVMLVGNKCDESTELREVSQIEGQAQATTWGISFMETSAKTNHNVTELFQELLNMEKTRTVSLQLDTKKQKKQKKEKKCKETNGAIPENGEASASGAGVKEKCGVM
- the LOC6629920 gene encoding uncharacterized protein; its protein translation is MQSNAIVSCLLLLFHNVCCYQDNWVEPHAWSELTSAQYNNPGEESCQCQVPVPAEKSLATIEDQLALTYFKKFVNTLFSRKRLKYGKTSHLFKRSLIFTLNPSQVDELETVQDVRDLDIMLTKILDEARDVPLSSDQSDDDYTYRHQGMGVRALVMDIFKDLIQLLNISEVRFMLTVLLTITTGWIVHRRFRFSAIAIILGGIFLYGYFVTYLECNRKLEVEALIDVIDSHQKPMDDAEKTWFSRMFGYFFNESPEAQQKQKLLKSSKLNMPYCRPDHVFVMYTSDIFLKQIELILEKTTHTMTSLTTGLSFPYNLIAPFALVCMIGYLLKLIFKYVISPKAWMGLVHGRSSASTTKQALANETTEDRLSGENLKMLLNVIGTSGITQSQQQLQLSPSGVQELLEPLEAPPQTPQEAQTKSKQNLKPISNENPNISNSSADIAHEAGFTIVDDNQDDDHIDSF
- the Vps24 gene encoding charged multivesicular body protein 3 translates to MGLFGKTPSKDPKEQVQEWTHKIRKEGNQLDRQIRSIQREEEKVKRSLKQAAQKNDRDTCIILAKEIVNARKAINRIYTSKAHLSSIQMQMKNQLSTLRVAGSLQKSTEVMQAMQSLVRYPELAGIMRDMSKEMMKAGIIEEMLDETMDSLEESEELEEEAAKEVDKVLWEITDGKLGEAPLPPEATPADKTPAAPSRVAVEDDDDEGEELQEMQSRLASLRS